The genomic stretch CGAGCAGCAATAATCACCAGGTCGGAAGGCTGCCAACCGGAAGTCACTTCATCCAAAGCGTTGAACCCGGAAGGAACCCCACTCAATCCATCTGCGCGTTTACCGGCAATCTCGATTCCCTTGATCGCTTCATCAATCAAAGCATTAATAGCCGTTGTCTCTTTTTTTATATTTCCCTCGGCAATTTCGAACACCTGCTTTTGGGCCATATCCACCAAGTCGGCCACGTCTGTTGCCTCGTCGTATGCCTTGTTCTGTATATCAGTACATACCCGGATCAATTCCCTCTGGATATATTTCTGTACCACAATACGGGCGTGGAACTCGATATGAGCCGCGGATGCCACCTTCGAAGTCAGTTGAGCCAAATAGTAATATCCCCCGATCTCTTCCAGTTCCCCTAAACGTTTCATCTCCTCGCTCACGGTAAGAATATCCACCGGTTCGTTATTCAAGGAAAGGTTTTGAATTCCCCTGTATATCTTTTGATGTGCCTCCTTATAAAAACATTCCGGTTTCAAGAAGTCACTCACGGTAATAAACGCATCCTTCTCCAACATCAGAGATCCCAAAATAGCCTCCTCCAGATCCACGGCCTGCGGTGGCATTTTTCCGTATTCGGTTTGTAACGATTTGTAATTATACTCCGGTTTTTTCGCCATATTAAATCACTTTTAACTCTTTCAATTTCCAGAAACAACGAACAGTTGCCCGCACATCTGCCAAAGCATCATGAGCATTCTCGAATCCCTCCCCGAACAAAACCTGGTGTAACTCGGATAACTTCGGAGATTTGAATCCCTGTTTTCCACCCGGCAATTTACAATAATTCGTGGACATTTTCATCGTACAGTATTTCGGTTTCAGAAATAAAGAAGTCATCATCCGTTTCCGCTCGAATTCAGCCCCCACAATACATTCGTCAAAACTGATATTATGCCCGATCAAGGCATAGGCCACATCTATCTTATCCGAAAACAGCTCTAAGCTTGATAACAAATCTAGCCCTTCCTCCTGGGCTTTTATTGTGGTAATCCCGTGTACACTGGATGCCTCCACCGGAATAGAAAACCCTTCCGGTTTAATAATATCGCTACGTTCCTCGATAATATTCCCCTTATCATCACACATAATCCACGCAAGCTGCACCAACCGGGGCCAATTATCAACCTCCGTCACGGGAGCATTCCAACGCTGCGGAAGTCCCGTCGTTTCCGTATCAAAAAATAAAAACATCTTTACTATATTACGATTTATGACTTACGATTTATGATTTTCTTTACCACGCCTACACCTGAAATTATAAATCGTAAATCCGAAATTATTTCGTTTCGCCGTTTTCAAAACTCTTGTTATACTGGTGCATAGCCCGGTAGCTCATACCCATGCTGGAGAACCCACCATCGTGGAACAAATTCTGCATGGTTACTTTACGAGTCAAGTCAGAAAACAAGGTAATACAATAATTCGCACACTCATCGGCAGAGGCATTTCCCAACGGGGACATCCGTTCTGCAAAATCTATCAGAGAATCAAAACCTTTTATGCCGCTACCAGCCGTGGTTATCGTCGGGGACTGTGAAATCGTGTTGACACGAACTCGTTTTTCTCGTCCGTAAATATACCCGAAACTACGGGCAATAGACTCCAACATCGCCTTGGCATCCGCCATATCATTATATTCGAACATGGTACGCTGCGCAGCCACGTATGAAAGCGCCACAACAGACCCCCATTCATTAATCGCATCCAATTTCTTCGCCGTCTGGAGAACCTTATGAAAAGAAATAGCCGAAATATCCAATGTTTTTTGTAAAAAATCGTAATCCAGATTATCGTAAGGACGTTTTTTTCTCACGTTCAACGACATGGCTACCGAGTGTAATATAAAATCAATCTTCCCTCCCAACAATTCCATCGCCTCTTTAAATAAACGCTCCAAATCTTCCTCACTAGTTGCATCTGCAGGAATCAATGGAACATTATTCTTCTCCGCAAAATCCTTGATTTGTCCCATCCGGATAGATAATTCAGTGTTCGTCAACACGATCTCAGCCCCCTCTTCCAAACATTTCTCCGCCACTTTCCACGCAATGGACATCTCATTCAACGCTCCGAATATTATCCCCTTTTTTCCTTTCAATAAATTGTAACTCATAAAACTGTATTAAATTAAAAAATTCTTTCTACTATTAAAATTGACCGAGTAGCAACCGGGCATTCTCCAACGCTGCATCACTGACAACACTCCCGCTGATCATTCCGGCTATTTCCGCCACCCGCTCTTCATCTGTTAAACGACGGATACGGGAAATTGTTCCCACCTGATCGTCTTCTTTATATACCTTAAAGTGGTGATCTCCCGCCGCAGCAATCTGGGGCAAATGGGAAATACTGATCACCTGCATCCGGCGAGCCATCTCTTTCATCATCTCGGCCATCCGGTGAGCGATTTCCCCGGAAACCCCCGTGTCTATCTCGTCAAAGATAATGACTGGCAACTGTTTCGTACGGGACAGGATGTACTTCAGCGACAACATCAACCGGGAAATTTCTCCCCCGGACGCCACTTTTACCAGCTCTCCCGGCTCTTGATTTTTGTTCGCCGAAAACAGAAAACTCACGTCATCTTTTCCCGTAGCCGTAAAATGATCCAATGGGGTGATCATAACCCTGAACACAGCATGTTTAATCCCCATGCTTACCAGCAATCCCCGCATCTCTTCTCTCAATTTCTCCTCCGATGCCACACGGGCTTTATGTAGCTTACCCGCCAACGAATCCATTTCCGTCTCCACGGACTTAATTTGTTTTTCCAATATTTCGATCTGTTCCGCAAAGGATTGTATTCCTTTCAACTTCTTCCCTAACTCATCCTTTAAAGCGATCAGTTCCTCGACTTTTTCCAACCGGTGCTTGTGTAGCAAATCATACATCACGTTCAATCGCTCGTTGATCACGTCAACTCTTGCCGGGTTGTATTCCACTCGTTCCGCCATTCGTTCTGATTCATCGGCTATATCTTCCAGTTCGAGAATCACCGAACTCAAACGCTGCTCGTAGTCAGTGGCCTCTTTCACAATTCCCTCCAATGTTGCCATTCTATTTTTCACCCCTTTCAAGGCCTGAATAACGGGATTATCCGATTCCGTTAATACATACGTCGATTCGGAAAAGGCAGATTTAATATTCTCCGCGTTATTCAACACGGCCAGCTCTTCCTCCAACTCCTGCTGTTCTCCTTCTCGCAGACGGGCTTCATCCAGCTGGTTAAACTGAAATTTCAAATAATCTTCCTCTTGCTCGGCCTCTTTTGCCCGCTGTTTTAGTGAAGTCAGTTCTGACAACAATCCCTGTCGGCGGGTATATTTTACCCGGTAATCTTTCAACAACGCTTGATTACCGCAAAAAGCATCCAGTATTTCCAATTGATATTCCGGTTGCCCGATAAGTAAGGACTGATGTTGTGAATGTACGTCGATCAAGAAACTCCCAAACTCTTTCAATAATTTGTTATTAACGGGAGTATCATTAATAAACGCCCTCGATTTGCCGTCTGCCGTCAATTCTCGTCTCACAACCACCTCGTCGTCATAATCCAAGTCGTTATCAGCAAACCATGGCTGTAAATCGTACCCCACGACATCATACGTGATCTCGACCACGCATTTCCTGTTCTTATCCATAATGGCTGCAACATCAGCCCGCTGTCCCAACGTCAGCCCGATCGCACCCAACAAAATGGATTTTCCCGCACCTGTTTCCCCGGTAATAATCGTAAATCCCTTCTCTAGCCCGATATTCGTTTTATCGATCAAAGCGTAATTTCCTATATGGATGTTCTTTATCATTCCTACAACCTTTATTGCATAAATCATGCGAAAGTACTAATAATTTTCCATTTTCAATTTTCCATTTTCAATTTAATTAGTACTTTTGCGCACCGGTTTAAACATATAGTTCTTTATAAAATGACAAGTAGAAGATTAATTAGAATTAAAGTTTTACAGCTTTTATATTCTTACACGAAGAAAGAGGGAGTGACAATTACGGAAGTGGAAAGAGATTTGTTCAAAAGTATAACCAAAAGTACGGATTTATACTACCACGTTTTCCTCTTAATCACGGAAATCCAACGTCGTGCATTTTTAAAAATAGATGCTGCCCGTAATCGGAAACTTGCATCGCAAAGAGAATTAAACCCAAACACCCGCTTTATTGACAACCCAGTAATCAATCAAATTGCCAATAACCGGAAATTCAAGACCTATGTATCTACGAATCTAGTTTCTTTGAACGAGTGTCAAGACGTGGTCGCCTTATTACATGACCGCATGATGGAAATGGATTTTTTCAAGCTTTATATGTCCAAACCCAGTGTGACCTACGAGGATCACAAAAAACTCGTACTCGACATGATCACGGAATTAATCGCGGAAGACGAAGATTTCGACCAAGCCATGGAAGAAAAGAATATTTTCTGGAATGACGATTTTGAACTCGTGTTGAGTATCGTGTACAAAACGGTGAAGAATATGAAAGAAAGTTATTCTGAAGACACAGTTTTCTTTATCTCCTTATATAACGAAGAAGAAGACTTGAGTTTTGCGAAAACCCTGTTCCGAAAATCCATTCTCGACATGAAGGAAAACCTGGAATTAGTGGATCAGTTCACAACCAA from Butyricimonas virosa encodes the following:
- a CDS encoding 3'-5' exonuclease, whose amino-acid sequence is MFLFFDTETTGLPQRWNAPVTEVDNWPRLVQLAWIMCDDKGNIIEERSDIIKPEGFSIPVEASSVHGITTIKAQEEGLDLLSSLELFSDKIDVAYALIGHNISFDECIVGAEFERKRMMTSLFLKPKYCTMKMSTNYCKLPGGKQGFKSPKLSELHQVLFGEGFENAHDALADVRATVRCFWKLKELKVI
- a CDS encoding enoyl-ACP reductase encodes the protein MSYNLLKGKKGIIFGALNEMSIAWKVAEKCLEEGAEIVLTNTELSIRMGQIKDFAEKNNVPLIPADATSEEDLERLFKEAMELLGGKIDFILHSVAMSLNVRKKRPYDNLDYDFLQKTLDISAISFHKVLQTAKKLDAINEWGSVVALSYVAAQRTMFEYNDMADAKAMLESIARSFGYIYGREKRVRVNTISQSPTITTAGSGIKGFDSLIDFAERMSPLGNASADECANYCITLFSDLTRKVTMQNLFHDGGFSSMGMSYRAMHQYNKSFENGETK
- the recN gene encoding DNA repair protein RecN, giving the protein MIKNIHIGNYALIDKTNIGLEKGFTIITGETGAGKSILLGAIGLTLGQRADVAAIMDKNRKCVVEITYDVVGYDLQPWFADNDLDYDDEVVVRRELTADGKSRAFINDTPVNNKLLKEFGSFLIDVHSQHQSLLIGQPEYQLEILDAFCGNQALLKDYRVKYTRRQGLLSELTSLKQRAKEAEQEEDYLKFQFNQLDEARLREGEQQELEEELAVLNNAENIKSAFSESTYVLTESDNPVIQALKGVKNRMATLEGIVKEATDYEQRLSSVILELEDIADESERMAERVEYNPARVDVINERLNVMYDLLHKHRLEKVEELIALKDELGKKLKGIQSFAEQIEILEKQIKSVETEMDSLAGKLHKARVASEEKLREEMRGLLVSMGIKHAVFRVMITPLDHFTATGKDDVSFLFSANKNQEPGELVKVASGGEISRLMLSLKYILSRTKQLPVIIFDEIDTGVSGEIAHRMAEMMKEMARRMQVISISHLPQIAAAGDHHFKVYKEDDQVGTISRIRRLTDEERVAEIAGMISGSVVSDAALENARLLLGQF
- a CDS encoding transcription antitermination protein NusB, which encodes MTSRRLIRIKVLQLLYSYTKKEGVTITEVERDLFKSITKSTDLYYHVFLLITEIQRRAFLKIDAARNRKLASQRELNPNTRFIDNPVINQIANNRKFKTYVSTNLVSLNECQDVVALLHDRMMEMDFFKLYMSKPSVTYEDHKKLVLDMITELIAEDEDFDQAMEEKNIFWNDDFELVLSIVYKTVKNMKESYSEDTVFFISLYNEEEDLSFAKTLFRKSILDMKENLELVDQFTTNWELDRISDMDKLIMDAAICELKYFPSIPVKVTLDEYIEISKNYCSPKSSGFINGVLDKTVALLKEKNEIRKVGRGLME